The Balneolales bacterium ANBcel1 DNA segment GGCGCCGATGCTTTTGAAACCTGCGCGCCTGGCGCGGTTCCATCCACCAAAAAACCACCATGACTATGAGCGATAAAAGAGGTAACCGGACAGATGACAGCGCCGTTGCGGCCCCAACACCGGAATGGTTTGATTTCGGATTGTTTCCCTCACCGGATCAAAAACTGGAACTGAACGATACGGAGTGGCGGGAACGTCTTTCCGAAAACGAATACCGGGTGCTGCGCTCGGAGGGAACCGAGCGGCCCTTTGACAATGAATATTTCGGTACAAAGACCGAAGGGGTCTATGTGTGCCGAAGCTGCTCGAACCCGCTGTTCTCGTCCGTTGCCAAGTATGATTCGGGGACGGGATGGCCTAGTTTTTATGCGCCGCTCTCGCCCGATCATGTGGGCGAAAAATCGGATCACAAACTGCTTATGGAGCGTGTAGAGGTGCATTGCGCACGATGCGGTTCGCATCTGGGACATGTATTCGACGACGGGCCCGCGCCTACCGGCTTGCGCTACTGCATGAATTCGACCACCCTGCGCCTGATTGATGAGCCTGCTCACGCGCACATTGCCGCCGGACGGGAGGATGAGCTTCTCTTCACACTGAACCGCTGAAATCTGATGCTATGTTCTATGTTTTGCGGATGATTGCTCTGATTTTCGGTGCTTTTCCATGCAACCGCTGAAAATCGCGACTCCATGAATCCCGCAGGGCCGCACGTGATCCGGCCCTGCCTGTTCCGCTGATGATTACGGATGGTGCCCGCCGGTCGATGCCGCGTTCCGGATGGCCTTGTCGATTTCCATATCACCCGTGACCAGATCCCATTGGTGGCCGACAGATTCGGGGCTTTCCAGGACTTCCGCTACAACGGCGGCCACATCAGCGCGCGGTATTTCGCCTCCGGGGAGATCCGGAGCCAGGGAAACCCGTCCACGGGGCAGATCGTCAATGAGCCTGCCGGGGCGGATAATGGTGTAATCGAGTCCGCTTTCGCGCAGAGCCTTGTCGGCCTCCGCCTTGGCTTTCTGATACACCTGGAACACTTCATTGCCGCGCGGTTCCTCAACCTTCATGGCGCTGATCATCACATATCGGCGGATATTGTTCTTTTTGGCGGCTTCAATCAGTTTGAGCGCCCCGTCCCGGTCGACGGTCCATTTTCGCGCCGCTCCGCTGCCCGGACCGGCACCCGCCGCAAAGACAACGGCGTCAACCTCACCGACCGCATCGGAAATATCGTCGCTCTTTTCGATGTCACAGATTACCGGTTCGGCGCCGGCTTCCCTGACTTCATCGGCATGCTCCTCATTCCGGATGATGCCGAACACCTGGTGGCCGTTACTCTTAAGTATGGAGTGCAACAACATGGCGATTTGGCCATGTCCTCCTGCCATAGCGATCTTCATTTTTGCCTTTCACTTCTTTTTCTGATGGATTGCTATACACGTAAACAGTTTGTGTGCTATATCATTCCAAAAAATGACAAATAAAGCAAAAAAACGGGGCCGCGAGTTTCGAATCAGGGCAGTTCGGTGCTTCCCATCAGCCAGCGGTCGCATTCACGCGCCACGCCACGGCCTTCGTTGATCGCCCAGACGATCAGGCTTTGCCCTCTCCGCATGTCACCGGCGGCAAACACGCCATCCACATTGGTGTTATAGACTTCGTGTTCGGCTCTGGCGTTGGAGCGCTCGTCACGCTTCACATTGAGCTGATCCAGCAAGGGGTTCTCCGGTCCGAGGAAGCCCATGGCCAACAGCACCAGATCCGCTTTCCACACTTTTTCCGTGCCGGGTACTTCCTTCGGGGCCATCCGTCCGTTATCGCCCTTTTCCCAGGTGATTTGCACGGTATGCAGCTCCTTGACGCGGCCATTCTTATCGCCGGTCAATTTCCTGGTCATGATCTCGTACTGCCGCGGGTCGTCGCCAAATTTTTCGCGGGCCTCTTCCTGGCCGTAATCCAGCCGGTAGATATTGGGCCACTGCGGCCAGGGGTTGGAATCCGCACGGGAGTCCGGCGGGCGAGGCATGATTTCGAACTGGGTAATTGTTTCGCATTGATGGCGCAAAGAGGTGCTCACGCAGTCGGTACCGGTGTCGCCGCCGCCGATCACAATCACGTTTTTATCTTTGGCGGAAATGAACTTGCCGTCACTGTGATCCGAGTCGAGCAGGCTTTTGGTGTCGGCATGCAGGAACTCCATGGCAAAATGGATACCTTCAAGGTCGCGTCCCTCGATGGGAAGGTCACGTGGCGCAGTAGCGCCTCCGGCCAGAATCAGGGCGTCGTGGCGTTTCTGAAGCTCTTTGGCGGAAACATCCTTTCCAACCTCGGTATTGGTGACAAATTCGATGCCCTCAGCCTCAAGGATGTCCACCCGGCGCTGCACAACGGACTTCTCCAGTTTCATATTGGGGATTCCGTAGGTAAGCAGCCCCCCGATCCGGTCGGCACGCTCATAGACGGTAACCTTGTGTCCGGCTTTATTGAGCTGTGCGGCGGCTGCGAGTCCGGCCGGTCCCGACCCCACAATCCCGACCGTTTTTCCGGTTCGTTTCTCCGGGGGCTCCGGAACCACCCACCCTTCTTCAAAACCACGATCGATGATCGCCTGTTCAATGCTTTTGATAGACACCGGCGGCTCGATGATGCCCAGTACGCAGGAGCCTTCGCACGGCGCCGGACACACACGACCGGTGAATTCCGGAAAGTTATTGGTTTTATGAAGCCGGTGCAGCGCCTCTTTCCATTTACCACGGTACACCAGGTCGTTCCACTCAGGAATGAGGTTGTAGACGGGGCAGCCACGGGCTCCGCCTTCGGCCATTGAACCGGTCTGGCAAAACGGAATGCCGCAATCCATGCACCGGGCGCCCTGCGTTTTCAGCTCCTCCTCGGTCAGCGCAACGTTGATTTCATCCCAGGATTCGATACGTTCCCTGGCATTGCTGTAAGGAGTGGATTTTCGTTCGTACTCCAGAAATCCGGTTGGTTTACCCATGTTTCTTGCGTTTTTCTTTGTGTGATATCGTGTTGGTCTGTCTGTTGTGCCCCGGCCGGGTTTCGAATGCCTGCATCATGTCCGGAAGCCCGTCCATAATTAATGCGTCCGGCACGAAATGCCGGATTATGTCAGTTTCCGGCGGCCCGTGCCTT contains these protein-coding regions:
- the msrB gene encoding peptide-methionine (R)-S-oxide reductase MsrB, whose protein sequence is MSDKRGNRTDDSAVAAPTPEWFDFGLFPSPDQKLELNDTEWRERLSENEYRVLRSEGTERPFDNEYFGTKTEGVYVCRSCSNPLFSSVAKYDSGTGWPSFYAPLSPDHVGEKSDHKLLMERVEVHCARCGSHLGHVFDDGPAPTGLRYCMNSTTLRLIDEPAHAHIAAGREDELLFTLNR
- a CDS encoding SDR family oxidoreductase, producing MAGGHGQIAMLLHSILKSNGHQVFGIIRNEEHADEVREAGAEPVICDIEKSDDISDAVGEVDAVVFAAGAGPGSGAARKWTVDRDGALKLIEAAKKNNIRRYVMISAMKVEEPRGNEVFQVYQKAKAEADKALRESGLDYTIIRPGRLIDDLPRGRVSLAPDLPGGEIPRADVAAVVAEVLESPESVGHQWDLVTGDMEIDKAIRNAASTGGHHP
- a CDS encoding glutamate synthase subunit beta codes for the protein MGKPTGFLEYERKSTPYSNARERIESWDEINVALTEEELKTQGARCMDCGIPFCQTGSMAEGGARGCPVYNLIPEWNDLVYRGKWKEALHRLHKTNNFPEFTGRVCPAPCEGSCVLGIIEPPVSIKSIEQAIIDRGFEEGWVVPEPPEKRTGKTVGIVGSGPAGLAAAAQLNKAGHKVTVYERADRIGGLLTYGIPNMKLEKSVVQRRVDILEAEGIEFVTNTEVGKDVSAKELQKRHDALILAGGATAPRDLPIEGRDLEGIHFAMEFLHADTKSLLDSDHSDGKFISAKDKNVIVIGGGDTGTDCVSTSLRHQCETITQFEIMPRPPDSRADSNPWPQWPNIYRLDYGQEEAREKFGDDPRQYEIMTRKLTGDKNGRVKELHTVQITWEKGDNGRMAPKEVPGTEKVWKADLVLLAMGFLGPENPLLDQLNVKRDERSNARAEHEVYNTNVDGVFAAGDMRRGQSLIVWAINEGRGVARECDRWLMGSTELP